In the Pieris napi chromosome 19, ilPieNapi1.2, whole genome shotgun sequence genome, one interval contains:
- the LOC125059094 gene encoding N(4)-(Beta-N-acetylglucosaminyl)-L-asparaginase — translation MFLKEIILLWLGINNIHAQPNHPVVINTWAFVNASIGAWNVLEKGGSSLDAIEIGGGICESQQCDGTVGYGGSPDEDGETTLDALLMNGKTMKVGAVGSLRRVKNAISVARHVLEYTKHSILVGDLATKFAVQMGFKEESLTTQQSKNIWMKWRNENNCQPNFWMDVIPDAKQYCGPYQPKERSHQKTNTIKGDRFNHDTIGLVAIDKNGDIAAGTTTNGAKYKIPGRIGDSPIPGSGAYADNEVGGAAATGDGDVMLRFVPSFVAVDEMRRGATPTEAATIAIKRIAKYYPNYMGAVVALRKDGEYGAACHGLGDKPFPFVVRDTSMGKSKMVWIECP, via the exons ATGTTTCTaaaggaaataattttattatggtTGGGTATAAACAATATTCATGCCCAACCAAACCATCCAGTTGTTATTAATACTTGGGCGTTTGTAAACGCTTCTATTGGAG ctTGGAATGTATTGGAAAAGGGTGGATCGTCGCTGGATGCAATTGAAATTGGAGGAGGTATTTGTGAAAGCCAGCAATGTGATGGTACTGTCGGATATGGAGGAAGCCCTGATGAGGATGGCGAAACTACGCTTGATGCGCTTCTCATGAACGg aaaaacTATGAAAGTAGGCGCAGTCGGTTCTTTGCGTCGAGTAAAAAATGCTATATCCGTTGCGCGACATGTTTTAGAATATACGAAACATTCTATTTTAGTCGGAGATCTTGCAACCAAATTTGCAGTTCAAATGGGATTTAAAGAAGAATCTCTTACTACACAGCAATCAAAGAATATTTGGATGAAATGGCGCAATGAAAATAACTGTCAACCCAATTTCTGGATG gATGTCATTCCTGATGCAAAACAATATTGTGGACCATATCAACCAAAGGAACGATCACATCAGAAAACTAATACGATTAAGGGAGATAGATTTAATCATGACACTATTGGCTTGGTAGCTATTGATAAAAATGGCGATATAGCTGCTGGTACAACTACTAATGGGGCTAAATACAAAATTCCTGG gaGAATTGGTGATTCTCCTATTCCTGGATCAGGAGCATATGCTGATAACGAAGTTGGAGGTGCTGCCGCGACTGGTGATGGGGACGTTATGTTAAGATTTGTTCCTAG ttttgtggCAGTTGATGAAATGCGAAGAGGGGCAACACCAACAGAAGCTGCAACAATTGCTATTAAAAGAATAGCTAAATATTATCCCAACTATATGGGTGCAGTCGTGGCGTTGAGGAAGGATGGGGAATACGGAGCAGCTTGTCACGGTTTAGGTGATAAGCCATTTCCGTTCGTCGTTCGCGATACTTCCATGGGTAAATCCAAAATGGTTTGGATTGAATGTCCTTAA